A single region of the Biomphalaria glabrata chromosome 15, xgBioGlab47.1, whole genome shotgun sequence genome encodes:
- the LOC106055596 gene encoding uncharacterized protein LOC106055596, whose protein sequence is MLLQLLCASSLLVLTNITNGAKLVLESDNKVIYPVATKKLNLRCSVKKGNWGLREHGSDTKNNSQELGATSVSSEELFEHLMSIVITEGKRQTIASVTGCDKPVIERAFEGVVTAVGNAENSSELEEMGHLTLTWDRPLLKDADNFTCEAFALNPDKASASLSVSLEITAVEPNLSDLLDYISSNDRQVELLKQNWTFLQETFNSVQAIILQLQGKTNDFDTALAGLKSQNIQSGTFECRDVTIKFARPFDFPPKIFSSFIDLNFESNYAVQYTINYVSVNETHFTVRCTLGRYSQYINAKIEWIAIDV, encoded by the exons ACTAATATAACGAATG GCGCTAAACTTGTTCTAGAGAGTGATAACAAGGTTATTTACCCTGTGGCCACCAAGAAACTAAACCTTCGATGTTCTGTTAAAAAGGGAAACTGGGGTCTACGAGAACATGGCTCCGACACCAAAAACAACTCCCAAGAGCTCGGAGCCACTTCCGTTTCTTCCGAAGAGCTGTTCGAACATCTCATGTCCATCGTCATCACGGAGGGCAAGAGGCAGACCATCGCCAGTGTCACCGGATGTGACAAGCCAGTTATAGAGCGTGCTTTTGAAGGCGTTGTTACCGCAGTGGGTAATGCAGAGAACTCTTCCGAACTGGAGGAAATGGGCCACCTAACCTTGACCTGGGATAGACCTTTGCTTAAAGATGCTGATAATTTTACATGTGAAGCTTTCGCACTGAACCCTGATAAGGCTTCCGCTTCTTTGAGTGTGTCGTTAGAAATAACAGCTGTTGAGCCCAACCTCTCTGATCTCCTGGACTACATTTCTTCAAATGACAGGCAGGTCGAGTTACTGAAGCAAAACTGGACCTTTTTACAAGAAACGTTCAACAGCGTTCAGGCCATTATTTTACAACTTCAGGGCAAGACAAACGATTTTGATACAGCACTGGCCGGGCTAAAAAGCCAAAACATTCAAAGCGGAACTTTCGAATGCAGAGATGTTACGATTAAGTTTGCTAGACCTTTTGATTTCCCGCCCAAAATTTTCTCCTCGTTTATAGATCTGAATTTTGAAAGCAACTACGCAGTTCAATACACCATTAACTATGTTTCAGTCAATGAGACACATTTCACAGTTAGATGCACCCTTGGACGATATAGCCAATATATCAATGCCAAAATTGAGTGGATTGCTATTGATGTGTAG
- the LOC106055592 gene encoding growth hormone-regulated TBC protein 1-like isoform X2 has protein sequence MPDMSSNRPPGTANFGHGKVDPYGFERTAEFDFESYEKFMSTYLSTLSRRASRWKSSFKKMDNLSNSRKLKRFCRKGIPGDLRPDVWMQISKASKRMAEDPQKYTTLRSQRTDPAVSESILLDIHRTFPENVYFSELADPGSLKKPLQNVLEAISLSNPHLGYCQGMNFIAGLLLLVMKSEEKAFWLMDTLIQTILPDFYAPDMIAVKAEQDLLGELVKWKLPDLHSHLEGLGVQWCLVGMKWFICLYADVMPVDTVLRVWDCLFLEGSKILLRVALTLITLNKDRLLKCTNFPQAVEVFKDIVKDPITLECHTFMQNIFKVTGSMPGDKIKAMREKCVRQALQS, from the exons ATGCCAGACATGAGTTCTAACAGGCCACCAGGAACTGCAAACTTTGGTCATGG AAAAGTTGATCCTTATGGCTTTGAAAGGACTGCAGAATTTGACTTTGAATCGTATGAGAAGTTCATGTCAACTTATCTGTCCACACTGTCAAGAAGAGCTTCCAGGTGGAAGTCAAGCTTCAAAAAGATGGACAATTTGTCCAACtcaagaaaat tgaAACGTTTTTGTCGCAAAGGCATTCCTGGGGACTTGCGTCCAGAT GTTTGGATGCAGATAAGTAAAGCCTCCAAAAGAATGGCTGAAGATCCACAAAAGTACACCACACTGAGAAGCCAACGCACTGACCCTGCAGTGTctgaaagtattttattag atatccACCGAACATTTCcagaaaatgtttactttagtGAGCTGGCTGACCCTGGGTCATTGAAAAAACCTTTACAAAATGTTCTTGAAGCCATATCCTTGAGTAATCCACACTTAGGGTACTGCCAG GGAATGAACTTTATTGCTGGTCTTTTATTGCTGGTCATGAAATCTGAGGAGAAGGCTTTTTGGTTAATGGACACTCTGATACAGACAATATTACCAG ACTTTTATGCTCCAGATATGATTGCTGTTAAAGCTGAACAGGATCTACTTGGGGAACTTGTCAA GTGGAAGCTTCCAGATTTACACAGTCACCTGGAAGGGCTAGGTGTGCAGTGGTGCCTGGTGGGGATGAAGTGGTTCATCTGTCTCTATGCTGACGTTATGCCTGTGGAT ACAGTGCTGCGTGTTTGGGATTGCTTGTTTCTGGAAGGTTCTAAAATTCTCCTACGAGTGGCCCTGACTTTGATAACGCTGAATAAAGACCGTCTGCTCAAGTGCACCAACTTTCCCCAAGCAGTCGAAGTGTTTAAGGACATTGTCAAGGACCCAATTACTCTAGAGTGTCACACATTCATGCAG AACATCTTTAAAGTGACTGGGTCCATGCCTGGGGATAAAATCAAGGCCATGAGAGAGAAATGTGTCAGGCAGGCGCTACAGTCATAA
- the LOC106055592 gene encoding growth hormone-regulated TBC protein 1-like isoform X1, with translation MEEQAVTDLNKDKDTSDTPSTVSYSPSNSEYDIIDRKVDPYGFERTAEFDFESYEKFMSTYLSTLSRRASRWKSSFKKMDNLSNSRKLKRFCRKGIPGDLRPDVWMQISKASKRMAEDPQKYTTLRSQRTDPAVSESILLDIHRTFPENVYFSELADPGSLKKPLQNVLEAISLSNPHLGYCQGMNFIAGLLLLVMKSEEKAFWLMDTLIQTILPDFYAPDMIAVKAEQDLLGELVKWKLPDLHSHLEGLGVQWCLVGMKWFICLYADVMPVDTVLRVWDCLFLEGSKILLRVALTLITLNKDRLLKCTNFPQAVEVFKDIVKDPITLECHTFMQNIFKVTGSMPGDKIKAMREKCVRQALQS, from the exons ATGGAGGAACAAGCCGTAACTGACTTGAACAAAGACAAGGATACCTCTGATACACCTTCCACTGTCTCTTATTCTCCCTCTAACAGTGAATATGATATCATTGATAG AAAAGTTGATCCTTATGGCTTTGAAAGGACTGCAGAATTTGACTTTGAATCGTATGAGAAGTTCATGTCAACTTATCTGTCCACACTGTCAAGAAGAGCTTCCAGGTGGAAGTCAAGCTTCAAAAAGATGGACAATTTGTCCAACtcaagaaaat tgaAACGTTTTTGTCGCAAAGGCATTCCTGGGGACTTGCGTCCAGAT GTTTGGATGCAGATAAGTAAAGCCTCCAAAAGAATGGCTGAAGATCCACAAAAGTACACCACACTGAGAAGCCAACGCACTGACCCTGCAGTGTctgaaagtattttattag atatccACCGAACATTTCcagaaaatgtttactttagtGAGCTGGCTGACCCTGGGTCATTGAAAAAACCTTTACAAAATGTTCTTGAAGCCATATCCTTGAGTAATCCACACTTAGGGTACTGCCAG GGAATGAACTTTATTGCTGGTCTTTTATTGCTGGTCATGAAATCTGAGGAGAAGGCTTTTTGGTTAATGGACACTCTGATACAGACAATATTACCAG ACTTTTATGCTCCAGATATGATTGCTGTTAAAGCTGAACAGGATCTACTTGGGGAACTTGTCAA GTGGAAGCTTCCAGATTTACACAGTCACCTGGAAGGGCTAGGTGTGCAGTGGTGCCTGGTGGGGATGAAGTGGTTCATCTGTCTCTATGCTGACGTTATGCCTGTGGAT ACAGTGCTGCGTGTTTGGGATTGCTTGTTTCTGGAAGGTTCTAAAATTCTCCTACGAGTGGCCCTGACTTTGATAACGCTGAATAAAGACCGTCTGCTCAAGTGCACCAACTTTCCCCAAGCAGTCGAAGTGTTTAAGGACATTGTCAAGGACCCAATTACTCTAGAGTGTCACACATTCATGCAG AACATCTTTAAAGTGACTGGGTCCATGCCTGGGGATAAAATCAAGGCCATGAGAGAGAAATGTGTCAGGCAGGCGCTACAGTCATAA